TATCTCACGCTCAACAGCACGCTGTCCGTAATTGAATATAAGAGCCATTTTTACGTCGGTCTTCTCAAGGACTGCCGCAACGGAAGTCACAGAATCAAGACCGCTACTTAACAAAGCAATTGCAGTAATAAAGATTCCTCCAAATAGAGTAGTTGGTGATAAGTAATACCCAGATAATACTGGAGGATTGCTTAAAGAATACTAATATATAAATAACCATCGCTGGGAGGATAACAGAAAAATAATTATCAGGAAAACAGAAACATGAAAGCTGCTGCAAGAGATTTTACGATCTAGAGACTCCAGAAAGATATGTGATCGGAATAATACCTTTAAAGGTCGCAGGTAAACAAAAAACAAAAAGAATAAAAAAAGTAAGGTTAAAACCGTAATCTTACGGTTTTAATCTGTTAGTTTTACTGTCTTCTGCTGAAGATGAAAGCCATACCAACAATAGCTACCATTGGGATCGCAATGGTTGGGAATTCCGGAACTTCCTGAGTTACAGGAGTTGTCTCTTCAGAGCCTCCCTCTTCTTTGTTTTCTTCCTCTTCCTCTTCTTCATTGCCTTCTTCAACTGTCTTTGAAGTCAGGTCAACATTCTGTTCAGTAGAAGCATTGTTCAATACATCTTTGTCATACGCGGTCAGAGTAACAGTGTAGACATTAACGCTTTCATATTCGTGTACCGGATTCTGCTCTGTGGAATTGGTATTGTCTCCAAAGTCCCAGAACCATGTAGAAGCATTCTGTGACTTGTCAGTGAAGGTCACATTGAGACCATCAACCTCGTAACCGAAGTCTGCTACTACAATAACATCCTCTGCTGCAATAACTTTCTCCGGGGTTTCAGTTTCACTGCTGGCAACCTTTGGTGAACTGAATCCTCCGCCCATACCCATAAATGTAGGTGTGGAAGCAGGAGCTTCTTCTTTTGTCGTATTGGAACTTAGTTCTTCAGGTTCCTGAACACTTGCTTTTGGACTGTCCTGAACGACAGTTTCCTTTTCCCCAATTACCGGAGCGGAAACACCTGATTCAGGAGATTCCTGAGCATAACCTGTCTGGTAATTGATCAGTCCCCCAAGCAACAGAACTGACAGGAACATAATAACAATGGGCAAAAATAATCGTCTGTCCATAATCGTACCACCTTTTTTGTAATCTAAATTATTTGTTACTAACTTATGCATAAGCTAGAGTTATATATAAATATATGCGTACAGCCAAAAATCATACTCATCATCATATAGTAGTTTTGCAAAGTTAAAAACCATAACATGAGCAAGTGTTAGAAAGAGATATAAAATAAATAACTTTCATATAAAGCTGTTTTTACCAATAACCCTATAGATACATATACATTATACGCAAATAACTACTGGGAGTAATAGAGTGAATAATATCAATAGCCATCAGGACGATAGATACAACAGACTCAAAAATGAAAAAAGTCCCTATCTGTTACAACATTCACAAAACCCGGTTGACTGGTTCCCGTGGGGAGACGAGGCTTTTAGTAAAGCAGCGAGAGAGGATAAACCAATATTCCTGTCCATTGGTTACTCTACATGCCACTGGTGCCATGTAATGGAAAAAGAATCCTTTGAAGATGATTCGGTTGCAGAACTTTTGAATGAAGACTTCGTTTCGATAAAAGTTGACCGTGAGGAAAGACCTGATATAGATAATGTATACATGGCAGTCTGCCAGGCAATAACAGGAAGAGGCGGATGGCCTCTTACAGTTCTAATGACACCGGACAAAAAACCATTCTATGCTGCCACCTATATTCCCAGAGAAAGCAGATACGGTGTGCCAGGAATGCTTGAATTGCTGCCTGCCGTAGCACGACTCTGGAAAAGTAAAAGGCACGAATTGCTGGATAGTGCTGAAGCCATAATAAAAGCAGTTTCACAGAACAATTCGGAAAACAACAGAGACGAAAACAAAACCGGTTCAGTCAATAAAGAACTGCTCAGGAAAACATTTGGCCAGCTTTACAGTATTTTTGACGAAGAATATGCCGGTTTTGGCAGGTCTCCCAAATTTCCTACGGCGCACAATCTTACATTTCTACTGCGATACTGGAGAAGAACAGGTAACGCAGTTGCACTGGAGATGGTTGAAAGGACACTGGAAGCAATGCATATGGGTGGGATCTATGACCATATAGGTTATGGAATCCATAGATACTCCACCGATAGACAATGGTTGCTTCCTCATTTTGAAAAAATGTTATACGACCAGGCCATGATGGTCATTACCCTTGCAGAAGCATACCAGGCAACTGCAAACCCGCAGTACAAAAGAACTGCAGAGGAGATACTGAGCTATCTTGAAAGAGATATGAGAGCATCCGAAGGAGGATTCTATTCTGCAGAAGATGCGGATAGTGAAGGAGTAGAAGGTAAGTTCTACTTATGGACTGCTTCAGAAATTGAACAAATACTGGGAAAAGATGATGCTGAAATTTTCATGAAAGTCTTTAATGTCAGAAATGAAGGTAACTTTACAGAAGAACACAGCAATTCCATGACAGTAAATAATATCCTCCACACTACTGAAAGTATGCAGAATATCCGTATATGGAACGGAGAACATGGGGATTACATCCTTAAGTCCATTGAGATATCAAGAAAAAAGCTGTTCAATGAACGCGAAAAAAGGATACATCCATCTAAAGATGACAAGATCCTCACAGACTGGAATGGACTGACCATAGCTGCATTCTGCAAAGCTGCACAGGCATTTGATAATGATAACTATATAAGAACTGCCATAAAAGCTGTAAGCTTCTTCATGGAAAATATGACCGATACTGATGGAAAGATGAAGCATCGATATCGCGAGGGAGAAATTGGGATCGATGCATTCCTTGAGGATTATGCTTTCTTCACGTGGGGACTTATCGAGCTTTACCAGACCACTTTTGACATAAAGTACCTGAAACACGCTCTGAAACTTACCGATTATCTGGTCACACATTTCCATGACACAGATAGCGGTGGATTCTTCCATACATCTGACGAAGCGGAAGAAATGATATTCAGAAGCAAGGAAGTTTATGACGGAGCGATACCATCCGGCAACTCTGTGACTGCCATGAACCTGTTAAGACTTGCAAAGATAACAGGCGATACGAAATATGAGGAGATAGCAGACAAAACCCTCAGTACCTTTGCGGAAAAGGTAAGTTCCGCACCAGCCGGATATACGCAGTTCATGTCAGCCGTAGACCTTGCACTTAACAGCTCTGTAGAAATTGTGATTGCCGGAGAAAAGCATGATAGCAACACCATGGAAATTATACGTTTCATCAATGAGAGGTTCATTCCTGAAAAAATGATGGTGCTGAAAGATAAAGAAGATTCTGACAAAATTGATGCAATAGCACCCTATACAAAAGACATGTTAATGTTAGACGACAGAATTACCGTGCA
The sequence above is a segment of the uncultured Methanolobus sp. genome. Coding sequences within it:
- a CDS encoding PKD domain-containing protein; amino-acid sequence: MDRRLFLPIVIMFLSVLLLGGLINYQTGYAQESPESGVSAPVIGEKETVVQDSPKASVQEPEELSSNTTKEEAPASTPTFMGMGGGFSSPKVASSETETPEKVIAAEDVIVVADFGYEVDGLNVTFTDKSQNASTWFWDFGDNTNSTEQNPVHEYESVNVYTVTLTAYDKDVLNNASTEQNVDLTSKTVEEGNEEEEEEENKEEGGSEETTPVTQEVPEFPTIAIPMVAIVGMAFIFSRRQ
- a CDS encoding thioredoxin domain-containing protein — its product is MNNINSHQDDRYNRLKNEKSPYLLQHSQNPVDWFPWGDEAFSKAAREDKPIFLSIGYSTCHWCHVMEKESFEDDSVAELLNEDFVSIKVDREERPDIDNVYMAVCQAITGRGGWPLTVLMTPDKKPFYAATYIPRESRYGVPGMLELLPAVARLWKSKRHELLDSAEAIIKAVSQNNSENNRDENKTGSVNKELLRKTFGQLYSIFDEEYAGFGRSPKFPTAHNLTFLLRYWRRTGNAVALEMVERTLEAMHMGGIYDHIGYGIHRYSTDRQWLLPHFEKMLYDQAMMVITLAEAYQATANPQYKRTAEEILSYLERDMRASEGGFYSAEDADSEGVEGKFYLWTASEIEQILGKDDAEIFMKVFNVRNEGNFTEEHSNSMTVNNILHTTESMQNIRIWNGEHGDYILKSIEISRKKLFNEREKRIHPSKDDKILTDWNGLTIAAFCKAAQAFDNDNYIRTAIKAVSFFMENMTDTDGKMKHRYREGEIGIDAFLEDYAFFTWGLIELYQTTFDIKYLKHALKLTDYLVTHFHDTDSGGFFHTSDEAEEMIFRSKEVYDGAIPSGNSVTAMNLLRLAKITGDTKYEEIADKTLSTFAEKVSSAPAGYTQFMSAVDLALNSSVEIVIAGEKHDSNTMEIIRFINERFIPEKMMVLKDKEDSDKIDAIAPYTKDMLMLDDRITVHICQNNNCKLPSNDIGKIKEQIEALSHI